Genomic segment of Carassius carassius chromosome 19, fCarCar2.1, whole genome shotgun sequence:
CGTTATAAACCTTCTGAGATGGTGCCTGTTTCAGAAGTTGCCTTATACCTGaggaaaaataaatgatttattaactcacaaatgcacaaaaactccACAGTAGTCACCACGTCTCTGCTAAAATAGTCCACTGTCCATATTCACTAAATGTTCTCTTACCATCTTTCTGCTGGTCATCAAGCTGCTCCTTCGGGAAATCGACATCAAAGGTGACTATAAGCGACCCACGGATATTGTTGTTGTCAAAATTTGGTAATCCCTCACCCTTCTTCCAAATACGAGCTCCTGGCTTAGTGATTTTATCTCTCTCAATGTGTACCTATAAGAACACAAGATGAGTGATTCATTATTAAGTCACGGCTCTTAGTTGCAcatgtgaaattaaatataaatatatattctaaaaattaaacaaaacatgcCTTGTGACCATCTAAATGAGTGATGTCCATCTCAAAACCGACCAGAGCCTCTACCAGAGAGATGGTGACGTTTGTATAGAGGTCGTCACCTCTGCGCTCAAACACTGGGTGCCTGGAGAAGAAGAGATGTACACATGACAAATGGGAAACAGTTCATGAAGTCTCACTCTTTCAAGACAGAGAATAAATGGAGGCacattaaaatcaattattttaaacatactATACATTAAGAGAAAAGTTCAATTCACTGTTCTAATTGCTGTAATTTCATACGACTCTTACTTTAAAACTTTAATGCGGAAACGCAGATCTCCAGGCTCACCATCAATGTGAGGTTCACCTGTAGTCAGTCAAACAACAGATATGTCACGTGTAAATTCTATAAATAATATGTTGCTGCATCTAGCTAattcataaaaacaaatgttactgTACGGAGTTATctgtatacataataataaaatcatttcaTTTCTGTACCTTCCCCAATGAAAGGGTATTCCATCTCATCTCTCACACCCTGCTCGATCTCCACCTCTAGTGTTCTCTCTTCATTCACAAGCCTGGAAAAAACAATTATACAGCGGTTAAACAGAAAACCATAATATTTCCTACTAAGTCAAAGTTGGAGTGATTACTGGGCAAACTTACTTGATATTAGGGCATTCATCACAGACTACTTCCTGTGTCATCTGGAAGCGACCTGGTCCTAGCTGTGTGGTTCTCATTTCCTGTCGGCAGTTGCATTTTCTTTTGCCTGGGGCTTCTTTTGCTACAGGTTTGTTTCGTACCACCTACATGTTGAAGAAGAGAGGAAACAGAAGGACAGGAAAAAGGAAAGGAGAGTGTCCATTTCCATGTGACTCTGCATGTTCACAGCCAGACAAAGCCTAGAGAAGTACACAAAGACTGTGTATACTACAGTAcatcaggaagaaaaaaaaaaaaaagcagctcaCCTCTACAAAATTCCCTGAATACACCTCTTCTAGGGTTACTTCAAGGTCCAGTACTATATCATTACCCCTTGGAATATCCCGGCCGGCCGGCTGCCTGTTTCCACCGAACATAAATCCAAAGTCGCCaaagaaacttgaaaaaaaaaacacaaaaaaaaaacacatttgaaaatagACACAGACGGTATGAATTTCACAGTGACAGTACCAACAGTTTTGTTTCAAAAGGGCTCACATCTGAAATGAGAACACCAACTATGCATCAGTCATTTGCAAGTTTCACAACATTTCTAGGAAATCTGACAAACATTTCTGTTGCTAACAGTTGAAGAAAATGCTTAATTAAGCTGAGGCTCATTTACCTGGAGAATATATCACCGTGTGAACTGTGATGGCCTTCTTTTAAACCCTCCTCTCCATATGTATCATACTGTTTCCTTTTCTCCTCATCTGAGAGCACCTGTGATCAAAACAGACAATTAGAAAATATTATGAATGGAACAATGAGCAATATTTGCACCTGAAGTTGTTTTTAGGGGCAATTTCTGTTTAACATAAAACATGCAGGTAACTAAAATCCCTAAAGCCACAATTagatattataaatatacttaatgttaaataaaagattaaaaaaaaaaaaatagacattctGCCTCATTTTAAATATCTGGGGAGGTTTTTTTCCCCCCTCGCCCCAAGCATCTAAATtgcacccctttaaaaaaaaataaaaaaaataaacacacacacacacaaacaaaaacaagcagTCTAAGAAgtta
This window contains:
- the LOC132095318 gene encoding dnaJ homolog subfamily B member 11; amino-acid sequence: MAVRGMKLSSVCFLLLYLILAVLAGRDFYKILGVSRSASVKDIKKAYRKLALQLHPDRNQDDPNAQDKFADLGAAYEVLSDEEKRKQYDTYGEEGLKEGHHSSHGDIFSSFFGDFGFMFGGNRQPAGRDIPRGNDIVLDLEVTLEEVYSGNFVEVVRNKPVAKEAPGKRKCNCRQEMRTTQLGPGRFQMTQEVVCDECPNIKLVNEERTLEVEIEQGVRDEMEYPFIGEGEPHIDGEPGDLRFRIKVLKHPVFERRGDDLYTNVTISLVEALVGFEMDITHLDGHKVHIERDKITKPGARIWKKGEGLPNFDNNNIRGSLIVTFDVDFPKEQLDDQQKDGIRQLLKQAPSQKVYNGLQGY